The following coding sequences lie in one Arthrobacter sp. PGP41 genomic window:
- a CDS encoding NADPH-dependent F420 reductase, which yields MKITVIGAGAIGGNLARRLSEAGHDVLVADARGPEVVAEEVLAAGARAAEMDAAVTDRDVIVLAVPFSVQPDLADLLAGASDDTIVVDTSNYYPYMMGPVAAVDAGQVESEWSQEQLGRPVVKAWNAALAGTQQTRGLPAGSAGRIAIPVAADSAEARATVMGLVDDTGFDPFDAGVIADSWRQQPGTPAYCTELGLDDLAKAIAAAEKDKATITRDRLIEYFSSFEKMPSLDETVAINRAAHN from the coding sequence ATGAAGATCACTGTTATCGGCGCTGGAGCTATCGGCGGCAACCTCGCACGTCGTCTCAGCGAAGCCGGACACGACGTTCTCGTCGCTGACGCCCGCGGACCGGAAGTCGTCGCTGAAGAAGTCCTTGCCGCCGGCGCGCGTGCCGCCGAGATGGACGCCGCGGTCACGGACCGCGACGTGATCGTGCTGGCGGTCCCGTTCTCGGTACAGCCGGATCTCGCCGATCTCCTGGCCGGTGCGTCTGACGACACGATCGTGGTCGACACGTCGAACTACTACCCTTATATGATGGGCCCGGTAGCAGCCGTCGACGCCGGACAGGTCGAAAGCGAATGGAGCCAGGAACAGCTCGGGCGTCCCGTTGTGAAGGCATGGAATGCAGCACTCGCCGGTACCCAGCAGACTAGGGGACTCCCCGCCGGATCTGCTGGCCGAATTGCAATCCCTGTCGCTGCGGACTCCGCCGAGGCTCGTGCGACGGTCATGGGCCTCGTTGACGACACCGGCTTTGACCCCTTCGACGCCGGTGTGATTGCCGACTCGTGGCGCCAGCAGCCGGGCACCCCGGCCTACTGCACCGAGCTCGGCCTTGACGACCTCGCCAAGGCTATTGCCGCGGCCGAGAAAGACAAGGCGACGATCACGCGTGACCGTCTCATCGAGTACTTCAGCTCTTTCGAGAAGATGCCGTCTCTGGACGAAACGGTCGCGATCAACCGCGCAGCACACAACTAG
- a CDS encoding phosphoglycerate dehydrogenase yields the protein MAARILITTDYLHPGDTVDQLLREHGLEPVYAPSRGPRTIEERRSLFDGISGAILASEPVTADMLTGAASLKVIARSGVGYDSIDIQAAAAQGIRVCNAPGTNHHSVAELTIGLIIMTARRLLEVTTAVRQEHWPREAGHELRGSTLGIIGYGPSGRATANLGIALGMTVMVSTIHPDLDSTSVQFTDLDTVIREADYLSLHTRAGQSAGKLIDASRLKAMKRTAVLINTARGSLVDEEALTTALYDGTIAGAALDVLENEPLPVDSPLRRLDNILITSHLAGQTAEARTRAGLAAAHAVIDVLENREPAHPVDR from the coding sequence ATGGCCGCCCGTATCCTGATCACCACCGACTACCTCCACCCGGGAGATACCGTTGACCAGCTCCTGCGCGAACACGGCCTGGAACCGGTCTACGCACCCTCCCGGGGCCCACGGACCATTGAGGAACGCCGCTCGTTGTTCGACGGCATCTCCGGTGCGATCCTTGCCAGCGAACCGGTCACCGCCGACATGCTCACCGGCGCCGCATCCCTGAAAGTCATCGCACGCAGCGGCGTAGGGTATGACTCCATCGACATCCAGGCCGCTGCCGCACAAGGGATACGGGTCTGCAACGCCCCCGGAACCAACCACCACTCCGTCGCCGAACTCACCATCGGACTGATCATCATGACCGCACGCCGCCTCCTGGAGGTCACGACCGCGGTACGCCAAGAACACTGGCCCCGCGAAGCCGGCCATGAACTGCGCGGCTCCACCCTCGGCATCATCGGCTACGGCCCCAGCGGACGCGCCACCGCAAACCTCGGCATCGCCCTCGGCATGACCGTTATGGTCAGCACCATCCACCCCGACCTCGACAGCACTTCGGTCCAGTTCACCGACCTCGACACCGTCATTCGCGAGGCCGACTACCTCTCCCTGCACACCCGCGCAGGACAGTCCGCTGGCAAACTTATCGACGCGTCCCGGCTAAAGGCGATGAAACGCACCGCCGTTCTCATCAACACAGCCCGCGGCTCACTCGTGGACGAAGAAGCGCTGACCACCGCGCTTTACGACGGCACCATCGCCGGCGCCGCTCTGGACGTGCTCGAGAACGAACCCCTGCCCGTAGACAGCCCCCTCCGGCGCTTGGACAACATCCTCATCACGTCCCACCTTGCAGGACAAACGGCCGAGGCCCGGACCCGGGCTGGGCTGGCCGCCGCGCACGCCGTCATCGACGTCCTCGAAAACCGCGAACCGGCACACCCTGTCGACCGCTAA
- a CDS encoding alcohol dehydrogenase catalytic domain-containing protein yields the protein MKAVMTREFGGPEALTLMEVSNPVPGPGEVCIEVKACTVNPTDTMRRAGAPAWHPLPAEGPFAIGMEAAGIVRKIGAGVELDVGDSVMAVVFPSGRQGHRPNALSCRPNKSR from the coding sequence ATGAAAGCGGTCATGACACGAGAGTTTGGCGGACCCGAGGCACTCACACTCATGGAGGTCTCCAACCCAGTACCGGGTCCAGGCGAAGTATGTATCGAGGTGAAGGCCTGCACGGTCAACCCGACGGACACAATGCGGCGAGCGGGAGCACCGGCATGGCATCCCTTGCCTGCAGAGGGTCCATTCGCAATCGGCATGGAGGCTGCCGGAATCGTTCGTAAGATCGGGGCCGGTGTTGAGCTGGACGTGGGCGACTCGGTCATGGCGGTGGTGTTTCCCTCAGGCCGGCAGGGGCATAGGCCGAACGCATTGTCGTGCCGGCCGAACAAGTCGAGATGA
- a CDS encoding ABC transporter permease: MFNGSRNGEPNHFKNRGNAGLDAGRAILITLAIGFLLGLINALLITKAKVNAFIATLATASLFSGLTLLYTNSKPVSMATGGYDFLSDEDFLGAPLSVWLLAVLVAAGWFALSKTVYGRGIYAIGGNNEAARLAGLPVTSLRASTYVLTAMLAALAGIVLGSVIGVGQPGVAVGVTLNSIAIVIIGGTSLLGGEGAMWRTLVGILIFGTINNVFDILAFPQATQEVALGVIVLAAVSLDAYTRSRKRSGEA, from the coding sequence ATTTTCAATGGCTCCCGGAACGGTGAGCCCAACCACTTCAAGAATCGGGGCAACGCCGGGCTCGATGCGGGACGGGCCATACTCATCACGCTGGCGATCGGATTCCTCCTCGGCCTGATCAACGCCCTCCTCATCACCAAAGCGAAAGTGAACGCGTTTATCGCAACTCTCGCCACCGCGTCTTTGTTCAGCGGCCTGACCTTGCTGTACACGAATTCCAAACCGGTTTCCATGGCAACGGGCGGCTACGATTTCCTTTCCGACGAGGACTTCCTCGGAGCCCCGCTCTCCGTCTGGCTTCTTGCGGTCCTCGTCGCGGCAGGATGGTTCGCACTTTCCAAGACCGTGTACGGCCGGGGAATCTACGCGATCGGCGGCAACAACGAAGCCGCACGGCTGGCCGGACTCCCCGTGACCTCACTCCGGGCAAGTACCTACGTGTTGACGGCTATGCTCGCCGCACTTGCGGGAATCGTCTTGGGGTCGGTCATCGGCGTCGGGCAGCCAGGCGTCGCCGTCGGAGTCACACTCAACTCGATCGCGATCGTTATCATCGGCGGAACTTCATTGCTCGGCGGAGAAGGCGCGATGTGGCGAACGCTCGTTGGCATCCTGATCTTTGGAACCATCAACAACGTCTTCGACATCCTCGCATTTCCACAAGCAACACAAGAGGTCGCCCTCGGCGTGATCGTACTCGCCGCCGTATCCCTCGACGCCTACACCCGGTCACGGAAACGCTCAGGAGAAGCCTGA
- a CDS encoding Dabb family protein, giving the protein MIRHIVLFRVIEGTPTERVQEAIDRLEALVDVIPGLHSLKAGIDIGIEGNFNFGLVAELEDRAALEVFSQDPSHMEVAMFILEFRKTTDIAILDLEM; this is encoded by the coding sequence ATGATCCGACACATCGTTTTGTTCCGAGTCATCGAAGGCACGCCGACCGAGCGGGTGCAGGAGGCCATCGATCGCCTCGAAGCACTCGTCGATGTCATCCCTGGCCTGCACTCACTGAAGGCAGGCATTGACATCGGCATTGAAGGCAACTTCAACTTCGGCCTCGTCGCCGAACTCGAGGACCGCGCCGCACTCGAAGTGTTCTCTCAGGACCCCTCCCACATGGAGGTAGCCATGTTCATCCTCGAGTTCCGCAAGACCACCGACATCGCCATTCTCGACCTCGAGATGTAA
- a CDS encoding dodecin yields MSNHTYSISEIVGTSDQGVDDAVRNGIAKASQTLRHLDWFEVKEIRGHLEEGKVADWQVTVKLGFRLEEH; encoded by the coding sequence TTGTCCAACCACACGTACAGCATTTCTGAAATTGTCGGCACATCGGACCAGGGAGTCGACGACGCCGTCCGCAATGGAATCGCCAAGGCATCCCAGACCCTCCGCCACCTTGACTGGTTCGAGGTCAAGGAAATCCGGGGCCATCTGGAGGAGGGCAAAGTCGCTGACTGGCAGGTCACCGTTAAGCTCGGCTTCCGTCTCGAGGAACACTGA
- a CDS encoding SDR family NAD(P)-dependent oxidoreductase, whose protein sequence is MSRLNGKVAIITGAASGIGLSTVEIFAAEGATVIATDISEGALNRAVEAVTATGGNVVARTLDVSSPESWQRVVNDVVTEWGTIDILVNNAGIAIPKGILEAELEDWNKVLAINATGTWLGMKNVLPFMQTAGGGSIVNVSSLAAMISGAADGGGAAYSASKGAVRSLTKHAANYFAKDSIRVNSVHPGPIYTSLIQNYGITKEQAADPVNVTLPPHIGEASDIAYGILYLASDEAKFVTGEELIIDGGFATH, encoded by the coding sequence ATGTCAAGACTGAACGGCAAAGTAGCCATCATCACCGGAGCGGCCAGCGGGATCGGCCTGTCCACCGTTGAGATCTTCGCGGCGGAAGGAGCGACGGTCATCGCCACCGACATCTCTGAAGGCGCTCTCAACCGTGCGGTCGAGGCTGTCACCGCCACCGGTGGAAACGTCGTCGCCCGCACTCTGGACGTCAGCTCCCCGGAGTCGTGGCAGCGGGTTGTGAACGACGTCGTCACCGAGTGGGGAACCATCGATATTCTCGTCAACAATGCCGGTATTGCAATCCCGAAGGGCATCCTCGAGGCCGAGTTGGAGGACTGGAACAAAGTCCTGGCAATCAATGCGACCGGCACCTGGCTGGGAATGAAGAACGTCTTGCCCTTCATGCAGACAGCCGGAGGCGGGTCCATCGTGAACGTGTCGTCGCTCGCCGCGATGATCTCCGGGGCCGCCGACGGCGGTGGCGCCGCATACTCCGCGTCCAAGGGCGCCGTCCGCTCCCTCACGAAACACGCCGCCAACTATTTCGCAAAGGACAGCATCCGGGTGAACTCCGTGCACCCGGGCCCGATCTACACCAGCCTCATCCAGAACTACGGCATCACCAAGGAACAAGCAGCCGACCCGGTGAACGTGACACTCCCGCCCCACATCGGCGAGGCCTCCGACATCGCCTACGGAATCCTCTACCTCGCCTCCGACGAAGCCAAGTTCGTCACTGGCGAAGAACTCATCATCGACGGCGGATTCGCCACCCACTAA
- a CDS encoding flavin reductase family protein, which yields MDSVKGENPVLGVVSASLDCSIWAEHDFGDHLIILGRVPELGASENSVPDPLFYPFGKDHHRGAHPAAGTAFFASCSVSPHNHDPRQACRGSEKESL from the coding sequence GTGGACTCCGTCAAGGGTGAGAACCCCGTCCTTGGCGTGGTCTCCGCATCGCTCGACTGCAGCATCTGGGCCGAACATGATTTCGGCGACCACCTCATCATCCTCGGACGAGTCCCCGAACTCGGAGCGAGCGAGAATTCTGTTCCCGATCCGCTTTTTTACCCATTTGGGAAGGACCACCATCGTGGCGCCCACCCTGCTGCAGGAACGGCGTTCTTCGCTAGCTGCAGCGTTTCACCCCACAACCATGATCCTCGGCAGGCTTGCCGAGGATCTGAAAAGGAGTCATTGTGA
- a CDS encoding nuclear transport factor 2 family protein codes for MTYADDMWAIYRLCSRFGSTRDLNQHEEWVSLFTQDGTFEIPRIGPRRGHHDLRILSVELQLPDGVQAKHYVSSINVAIDGDEASGTAYFQFFRIVDGVPVLAAIGTYVDRFRRVEGEWKFASRVVNSETGASPT; via the coding sequence ATGACATATGCCGACGACATGTGGGCGATTTACCGTCTCTGTTCCCGCTTCGGCTCGACCCGAGATCTGAATCAGCACGAAGAGTGGGTGTCGCTGTTCACCCAGGACGGAACTTTTGAGATTCCCCGCATCGGACCGCGTCGTGGGCACCACGACCTTCGTATCCTGAGCGTAGAGCTGCAGCTTCCCGACGGGGTCCAGGCCAAGCATTACGTCTCAAGCATTAACGTTGCGATCGACGGGGACGAAGCATCCGGAACGGCCTACTTCCAGTTCTTCAGAATCGTCGATGGCGTTCCTGTCCTCGCGGCGATCGGCACCTATGTCGATAGGTTTCGCCGAGTCGAAGGAGAATGGAAGTTTGCTTCGCGAGTTGTCAACTCGGAGACCGGCGCAAGCCCCACGTGA
- a CDS encoding cation:dicarboxylate symporter family transporter, translating into MSSHTMQNPQHSTHPPKQRSRFGRLMRELWFQVVLGAVLGIAVGFLLPEVGKQLTPLSDWFIALVKMIVIPVVFCVVSLGIASMDSLRKAGRIGVKALGYFLALSLLSMLIGLVVANVFRPGDGMNIDPSQLDSSKVPAKASEGFNGIEFVNNIIPESLFGALTGHTIIAALMVSIIFGAAMNVSGEAGAFLTKGIQALSTVIFKIVNWVMRLAPIGTFGALAAVVANYGTQSLQQLGYLVLLFTGTCVLYVLVILGIIARTCGLNIFTVMRYFKAELLIALSTCSSEAVLPQLIKKLEAMGVGKSTVGIVIPSGFSFNLDGSAVYLTMASVFLAQAVGMDLSWEQQLVMVGVMMLTSKGTAGIAGGAFIVLASTLSSVGGIPLAALALIVGIDRLLNEGRVFINVLGNVMAAVVVGKWEKDYDPEQARQALHAAGQKKKEIEAKTPTAVEADKVDVH; encoded by the coding sequence ATGTCGTCCCACACCATGCAGAACCCGCAACATTCCACCCACCCGCCCAAGCAGCGATCCCGGTTCGGCCGGCTGATGCGCGAACTCTGGTTCCAAGTCGTCCTGGGTGCAGTCCTGGGCATCGCCGTCGGCTTCCTCCTCCCCGAAGTCGGCAAACAGCTCACCCCGCTCAGCGACTGGTTCATCGCCCTGGTGAAGATGATCGTCATTCCGGTGGTGTTCTGCGTTGTTTCCCTTGGCATCGCATCCATGGACAGCCTGCGCAAGGCCGGCCGCATCGGGGTGAAGGCACTGGGCTACTTCCTTGCCCTGTCGCTGCTGTCGATGCTCATCGGCCTGGTTGTTGCCAACGTCTTCCGTCCCGGCGATGGCATGAACATCGATCCGTCCCAGCTGGACTCCAGCAAGGTTCCCGCCAAGGCCAGCGAAGGCTTCAACGGCATCGAGTTCGTCAACAACATCATCCCCGAATCCCTGTTTGGCGCCTTGACCGGCCACACCATCATTGCCGCCCTGATGGTCTCCATCATCTTCGGTGCCGCAATGAATGTATCCGGTGAAGCCGGCGCCTTCCTGACCAAGGGCATCCAGGCTCTATCCACAGTCATCTTCAAGATCGTCAACTGGGTCATGCGCCTTGCCCCCATCGGCACCTTCGGCGCACTGGCCGCCGTAGTGGCCAACTACGGCACCCAAAGCCTGCAGCAACTCGGCTACCTCGTCCTGCTGTTCACCGGAACCTGCGTCCTCTACGTCCTGGTGATCCTGGGCATCATCGCCCGTACCTGCGGACTGAACATCTTCACCGTGATGCGGTACTTCAAGGCCGAACTGCTAATCGCACTGAGCACCTGCTCCAGCGAAGCGGTCCTTCCGCAGCTGATCAAGAAGCTCGAAGCCATGGGCGTCGGCAAATCCACCGTCGGCATCGTCATCCCGTCCGGGTTCTCCTTCAACCTCGACGGCTCCGCGGTCTACCTGACCATGGCCTCCGTATTCCTGGCCCAGGCCGTAGGCATGGACCTCTCCTGGGAACAGCAACTGGTCATGGTTGGCGTCATGATGCTCACCAGCAAGGGCACCGCTGGAATTGCAGGCGGCGCGTTCATCGTCCTGGCCAGCACCCTGAGCTCCGTCGGCGGCATCCCCCTGGCCGCCCTCGCCCTCATCGTCGGCATCGACCGGCTCCTGAACGAAGGACGGGTGTTCATCAACGTCCTCGGCAACGTGATGGCAGCAGTCGTCGTCGGTAAGTGGGAAAAGGACTACGACCCCGAACAGGCACGCCAGGCCCTGCACGCCGCCGGCCAGAAGAAGAAGGAAATCGAAGCAAAGACACCGACCGCTGTGGAAGCGGACAAGGTTGACGTCCACTAA
- a CDS encoding HpcH/HpaI aldolase/citrate lyase family protein encodes MTQPIYMSQSAGDTSSSSPAPSDAFPNFTPERHIPAEIARSWLLVNAMKTELFYQSAVSRADSIILDIEDAVDPSQKDQARGHVVDWLTAGGKAWVRINDATRPFWADDLAGLRGTPGLLGVMLAKTESADQVTESFHRMDGNTPVIPLVESAVGIEEANNIAKAQGAFRLAFGSGDFRRDTGMAATAEAMAYPRAKLVVASRAGNLPGPIDGPTVGTNHPILREQTGITVMMGMTGKFCLAIDQTPVVNEVISPTPSDVAWATDFMADFEANGRVIRDGSDLPRLGRAEKIMKLAVAFGVQPAL; translated from the coding sequence ATGACGCAGCCAATTTACATGTCCCAAAGCGCCGGAGATACTTCCTCCTCTTCCCCAGCACCGAGTGATGCGTTCCCGAACTTCACCCCCGAACGCCACATCCCGGCAGAGATCGCCCGGTCTTGGCTCCTTGTTAATGCCATGAAGACCGAGCTTTTTTACCAGTCGGCCGTGTCCCGCGCCGACTCGATCATCTTGGATATTGAAGATGCCGTGGACCCGTCGCAGAAGGACCAGGCCCGGGGCCACGTGGTGGACTGGCTTACCGCAGGCGGCAAGGCCTGGGTCCGGATCAACGATGCCACCCGCCCCTTCTGGGCGGACGACCTCGCTGGCCTGCGCGGCACCCCGGGCCTGCTCGGCGTCATGCTGGCCAAGACCGAGTCCGCTGACCAGGTCACCGAATCCTTCCACCGCATGGACGGCAACACCCCCGTTATCCCGCTGGTGGAATCGGCCGTCGGCATCGAGGAAGCCAACAACATTGCCAAGGCCCAGGGCGCTTTCCGCCTCGCCTTCGGCTCCGGTGACTTCCGCCGCGATACCGGCATGGCCGCCACCGCCGAAGCGATGGCCTACCCGCGCGCCAAGCTCGTTGTCGCCAGCCGGGCGGGCAACCTGCCGGGCCCCATCGACGGCCCAACCGTGGGCACCAACCACCCCATCCTGCGCGAGCAGACCGGCATCACTGTGATGATGGGCATGACCGGCAAGTTCTGCCTGGCCATCGACCAGACCCCCGTCGTCAACGAGGTCATCAGCCCCACACCGTCCGATGTCGCCTGGGCCACGGACTTCATGGCGGACTTCGAAGCCAACGGCCGTGTCATCCGCGACGGATCCGACCTGCCCCGCCTGGGCCGCGCCGAGAAAATCATGAAGCTCGCCGTCGCCTTCGGGGTGCAGCCAGCGCTCTAG
- a CDS encoding NAD(P)-binding domain-containing protein has translation MTIIGLIGIGNIGSGVARWAIAAGYQTVLSNSRGPESLAGGRRDRDGGCSC, from the coding sequence ATGACGATCATTGGCTTGATCGGGATCGGGAACATCGGAAGTGGTGTGGCGCGCTGGGCCATCGCGGCGGGGTACCAGACGGTGTTGAGCAACAGCCGGGGCCCCGAGTCACTTGCAGGCGGCCGTCGCGATCGGGATGGTGGTTGTTCGTGTTGA
- a CDS encoding NtaA/DmoA family FMN-dependent monooxygenase (This protein belongs to a clade of FMN-dependent monooxygenases, within a broader family of flavin-dependent oxidoreductases, the luciferase-like monooxygenase (LMM) family, some of whose members use coenzyme F420 rather than FMN.) produces MTSRQMLLAMQLGNGYGMQGGAWRAPGVDASNYANFDAQVRYAQAAERGKFAFLFLPDFLVQTGDLDHEAPQQTLDPLMTAAAVARGTSRIGLVATASTTFNEPYNIARQFKALDVMSHGRMGWNAVTTSDPGSAANFGRQIAPRPERYQRAHETIQIVHALWGSWEEDAWLKDTENARFADPAKIQPVDLQGKYVASRGPLPIPPSEQGQPVIFSAGGGQNGLELAGRYASGVIGAVFTIEDARAQREAIRDAARRAGRDPDEVKFFAGVMPAIGATKRAALDRRLALGEQTFPARVSYLGSMLGLDLKVDQLDQPLNPAQLAAAHASPFDPRSPRALKIAREGWTIRDVLAHGVIDYHPTPVGPASVTADHMQEWFEADAVDGFWLLFDVYEDAIDTFVDEVVPLLQERGLYHLDYEGTTLRENLGAHQQYGLDPRLGSGQ; encoded by the coding sequence GTGACTAGTCGACAAATGCTGTTGGCCATGCAACTGGGCAACGGGTACGGAATGCAGGGCGGAGCATGGCGGGCACCGGGTGTTGACGCCTCCAATTACGCCAACTTCGACGCGCAAGTGCGGTACGCCCAGGCCGCTGAACGGGGCAAGTTCGCGTTCCTGTTTCTGCCTGACTTCCTGGTCCAAACCGGGGACTTGGATCACGAGGCGCCGCAACAGACCCTCGATCCGTTGATGACAGCGGCAGCCGTCGCCCGTGGCACCAGTCGCATCGGTTTAGTGGCCACTGCGTCCACGACCTTCAACGAGCCCTACAACATCGCCCGCCAGTTCAAAGCGTTGGACGTCATGAGTCACGGCCGAATGGGGTGGAACGCGGTGACCACCAGCGACCCTGGATCGGCGGCCAACTTCGGCCGTCAGATCGCTCCGCGCCCAGAGCGTTACCAGCGCGCTCACGAGACCATCCAGATTGTGCATGCACTTTGGGGCAGCTGGGAGGAAGACGCCTGGCTCAAAGACACTGAGAACGCTCGATTCGCCGATCCGGCCAAGATCCAGCCGGTCGATCTCCAAGGAAAGTATGTCGCCTCACGCGGCCCTCTGCCCATCCCGCCTTCCGAGCAGGGCCAGCCCGTTATCTTCTCCGCCGGCGGCGGGCAAAACGGGCTGGAGCTTGCCGGGCGTTACGCCAGCGGGGTCATCGGAGCCGTGTTCACCATCGAGGACGCCCGCGCCCAGCGCGAAGCAATCCGCGACGCCGCCCGCCGGGCCGGCCGCGACCCCGATGAGGTCAAGTTCTTCGCTGGGGTCATGCCTGCGATCGGCGCCACCAAACGGGCAGCCTTGGACCGCAGGCTGGCGCTGGGCGAGCAAACTTTCCCCGCCCGCGTCTCTTACCTGGGTTCCATGCTGGGCCTGGACCTGAAGGTCGATCAGCTGGACCAGCCGCTGAACCCCGCCCAACTGGCAGCCGCACACGCCAGCCCGTTCGATCCCCGCTCTCCGCGCGCGCTGAAGATCGCCCGGGAGGGGTGGACCATCCGCGACGTGCTCGCTCACGGCGTCATCGACTACCACCCGACACCGGTCGGTCCCGCATCAGTGACCGCTGACCACATGCAGGAGTGGTTCGAAGCCGACGCCGTCGACGGCTTCTGGCTCCTCTTCGACGTCTACGAAGACGCGATCGACACCTTCGTCGACGAGGTCGTCCCCCTGCTGCAGGAACGTGGCCTCTACCACCTGGACTACGAAGGTACCACCCTGCGCGAGAACCTTGGAGCCCACCAGCAGTACGGACTCGACCCTCGCTTGGGCAGCGGACAGTGA
- a CDS encoding tartrate dehydrogenase has protein sequence MSKPHRIAVIPGDGIGTEVVPEGLRVLDAAASAFDLNLTYEHFDYASADYYTRHGKMLPDGWFDQLNQFDSIFFGAVGWPDVVPDHISLWGSLLQFRRHFDQYVSLRPVKLLPGVPSPLAGRAPGDVDFYVVRENTEGEYSSIGGKIFEGTDRETVVQETVMTRTGVDRILKYAFDLAQSRPKKHLTSATKSNGISITMPYWDERVQDMAKDFSDVSVDKYHIDILAANFVMHPDWFDVVVASNLFGDILSDLGPACTGTIGIVPSGNINPERKFPSLFEPVHGSAPDIAGKGIANPIGQIWCAAMMLDHLGEPEAAAAITTAMETVLAHGHQALTPDMGGNATTEELGKAVALALTAP, from the coding sequence ATGTCGAAACCCCACCGCATCGCAGTCATTCCCGGCGACGGAATCGGCACCGAAGTCGTGCCCGAAGGGCTGCGCGTCCTCGACGCAGCAGCCTCAGCATTCGACCTCAACCTCACATACGAGCACTTCGACTACGCCTCCGCGGACTACTACACCCGGCACGGCAAAATGCTCCCCGACGGATGGTTCGACCAGTTAAACCAGTTCGACTCCATCTTCTTCGGCGCCGTCGGATGGCCCGACGTCGTTCCCGACCACATCTCGCTGTGGGGAAGCCTGCTGCAGTTCCGCCGTCACTTTGACCAGTACGTCAGTCTCCGCCCGGTCAAACTCCTGCCCGGCGTCCCCAGCCCCCTGGCCGGCCGCGCCCCGGGCGACGTCGACTTCTACGTCGTGCGCGAAAACACCGAAGGCGAATACTCCAGCATCGGCGGGAAAATCTTCGAAGGCACCGACCGCGAAACCGTGGTCCAGGAAACCGTCATGACCCGCACCGGCGTGGACCGCATCCTCAAATACGCCTTCGATCTCGCCCAGAGCCGACCCAAAAAGCACCTGACCTCCGCCACGAAGAGCAACGGCATCTCCATCACCATGCCCTACTGGGACGAACGCGTCCAGGACATGGCCAAGGACTTCAGTGACGTCAGCGTGGACAAGTACCATATCGACATCCTGGCCGCTAACTTCGTCATGCACCCCGACTGGTTCGACGTCGTCGTCGCCAGCAACCTCTTCGGAGATATCCTCTCTGACCTCGGACCAGCCTGCACCGGAACCATAGGCATCGTCCCCAGCGGCAACATCAACCCCGAACGCAAATTCCCCAGCCTCTTCGAGCCCGTCCACGGCTCCGCCCCGGACATCGCCGGCAAAGGCATCGCCAACCCCATCGGGCAAATCTGGTGCGCCGCCATGATGCTCGACCACCTCGGAGAACCCGAAGCCGCAGCCGCCATCACCACCGCCATGGAAACGGTACTCGCCCACGGGCACCAGGCACTCACACCGGACATGGGCGGCAACGCCACCACCGAAGAACTGGGCAAGGCAGTGGCATTAGCCCTGACCGCACCATGA
- a CDS encoding ATP-binding cassette domain-containing protein — MVGLTVPGAIENIDLDVRPGEILGIAGLVGSGRSTLLRAIAGAEPTARGTIRLAGAEPAWPRTVRAARKLGIGLIPEDQ; from the coding sequence GTGGTTGGGCTCACCGTTCCGGGAGCCATTGAAAATATCGACCTGGACGTGAGGCCCGGGGAAATACTTGGCATCGCCGGTTTGGTAGGTTCTGGCCGTTCGACGTTACTTAGGGCGATCGCCGGCGCGGAACCCACTGCACGGGGAACCATCCGCCTGGCGGGCGCAGAGCCTGCCTGGCCGCGGACTGTGCGGGCCGCGCGCAAACTCGGAATCGGTCTAATCCCTGAGGACCAATGA